The Litoribrevibacter albus genome segment CTCTTGTCTCAACCTGAAACCTCGATCCTAACTGAGTTGTCGGACATGTTTGATGCCTTTCAAACATTGGCCGATGATCCTTCTTCTTCCAGCATTCGTTCAACCGTATTAAATGATATTGAAGATGTGGTTATTCGCTTCAATCAGCTTGCTGCGCGTTTGGACGAACAGCAGTTAATTACGGTTGATCAGATCGAGAATTCAATTACCGAAGTGAATACCTTGGTTTCAACGATCGCTGATCTGAATAAACAAATTCTGGAGTTTGAAGGTGGCGGCACGGCTGCTGCGAACGACTTACTGGATCAGCGTGACCAAGCGGTACGTGAACTTTCCGAGTTCATGAGTGTTAGTGTGGTTGAAGAGAGTTCCGGTGCGATCAATGTGTTCTTGTCAGGTGGGCAGAACCTGGTGGTTGGCTCAATTCCTTATGCACTTGAAGTGACAGATAACGAATTTGACCGTACTCAGAAAAGCATTTCCGTGAACGTCAACGGGACGTTACAAGAGGTGGAAAGTCAGATTTCAGGGGGCATCCTGAGCGGTTTGCTGGATTTCCAAAACGAGACGTTGGGTAAATCTCTAAACGAACTGGGGCGTGTGGCAATTGCGATTGCGGATCAAATGAACGATCAGCACCGATTGGGGATAGACCTTTCCGGACAAATAGGCGGTTTAATTTTCGCTGATGTGAACGATGCAGATGCGGCCAGTAACCGTTTCCTAACCTCGGCCAACAATGCGTTACCGAATGATCGTGTGGGGAATGTGACTATTCTGGATTCCTCGGAGATGACGGCAGATAACTATGTGTTGGATTTCACTGGCCCTGGGAATAACAACTATCAAATCCGTCGAGAGTCGGATGATTCCATTGTGGTCCAAGGGGTATTACCTAACGGTGTCCCTGCAAGCATTGAGTTTGAAGGAATCAGCGTAAACCTCGAAAGTGGCACCTTCCAGATTGGTGATGAGTTTTTGATTCGTCCGACACGATTGGCCGGTTCTGAAATTGATCGTGAAATTACCCGTGGTGATGAGTTGGCGTTGGCTTCTCCGGTTCGTACCGGATCAAACATTGGTAACGTTGGTACAGCTCAAATCGATGAAGGCACTATCCTGGATCTCTATGAGCAGTATCCAAACGACACAACGCTGCTGTCGACCTTTGCTACATCAGGGCAGCTATCACCACCGGTGATCATTAAATTTACCAGTGAAACCACCTACGACATTCTGGATAACTCTGACCCGGCCAACCCGGTGAGTTTGGTTCCTCCTATCGAAGATCAGGTGTATATACCGGGGATTAATAACCCGATTTTTCCTGACGATCCGGGATTAACCATCATTGAAACCACAGGTGCAAACATCGGGCAAGTTGTTGCCGGGACAACTAATGGATATGGCTCGGAAAATCTGACGTTTACCTTTACTGATCCAGATACCGGGGCGGTAACGGTTCGTCCGACCGTGACATTACCGGCCAATGCGTCAGCGCGAGACATAGTGAATGTCCTGAATCAGCAAGACGGTGTCGAAGCAACTGCTAGAACAACGATGTTCTTAAGTAACTTTGTTGATGATGGTGCGGGGGCGCCTCTGGAAATTGACATTAATGGCGAGACGTTGGTGATCAGTTCTCCTGATTTGGTCGATGCAGATACAGTGGCTCGTGAAATTAATGCAAACGCTAATTTGGGTCTACAAAACATTCGGGCGTATTCCGACGGAACTCAGGTTCGTATCGAGTCTTACATCGGTGTTGATCTAACGGCAACGGTAAATGGTTCAGCTGGTGACAGTATCGATGTGACGGATTCGTCTTCGAATACTTTGACGGTAACGGGGCCAGGCAACTCGGCAACCATTGGTGGTTCGGTTGATGTTCAGATGGCGGATGGCCTTCAAATGAATTCGGATAATGCGGGGGGTGTTTTCGCAGCCTTTCCTGTCGCGCAATCTGCGTTTATGGGGTATCAGGTCAACATTGATGGTATACCGGGTGAAGACGATTATTTCACGGTCGATTTCAATACAGATTCAGTATCAGACAACCGCAATGGTATTAATTTGATTGATCTTCAGCGTGCCAAAACCGTTGCAACAGATGGAAAGGGTCTCACCTTTGATGAAGCTTATGCGGGTCTTGCTTCTGAGATCGGAGCGGACACTCAGTCATTGAGCATTAATAAAGATGCGGCAGAGAGTGTGATGAAGCTGTCTGTATCATTGCGGGAGTCGATTTCCGGGGTGAACCTGGATGAAGAAGCGGCCAACTTGATTAAGTACGAACTACAGTACAACGCATCGGCTCAGGTGATTCAGGTCGCGCAAGATATTTTTGATGCCCTGCTTGCGACATTCAGATAATAGGAGATTGAATTATGGTTAGGGTATCGTCCCAACAAGCGTTCCTTGGCTCAGTCGGAGAAATGATAGATCTGAATAGCCAGGTATTAGATACACAAGCAAAAATTTCTTCGGGCAAAGAGGTGTTAACCGCAGCGGATGACCCTCTGGCGGCCAGTCGTATTTCTCAGTTAACTCAGGGGATTTCGTTACGAGAACAGTATACGAAGAACTTAACTACCTTGGAGGCGGCGCTTCAGGCGGAAGAGTCTGCACTCAATAATATTGTCGCAAGTATCCAGCGGGTGCGTGAGCTGACGGTAAAAGCGGGTAATGGTTCGTACAGTATTGAAGATCGACAATCGATCGCCATTGAATTGGATCAGCGATTGAACGAATTGGTGGCGCTTGCAAACACCAAAGATGCCAGTGGTGAATATATTTTTGCTGGCTTTCAGGGTGATACGATTCCTTTTGCGGAAGTGCAAGATGGAACGTACGTTTACCAAGGGGACGAAGGGCAACGCTTTATTAAAGCTGATGAGTCAACGAA includes the following:
- the flgK gene encoding flagellar hook-associated protein FlgK is translated as MGLIDLGLTGIHASQAALDTTGHNITNANTPGYTRQRVEQSANTPRLEGSNIIGQGVKVDEISRIYNQFINDQILRDTSNFNEYDTHLDSIQQVDKLLSQPETSILTELSDMFDAFQTLADDPSSSSIRSTVLNDIEDVVIRFNQLAARLDEQQLITVDQIENSITEVNTLVSTIADLNKQILEFEGGGTAAANDLLDQRDQAVRELSEFMSVSVVEESSGAINVFLSGGQNLVVGSIPYALEVTDNEFDRTQKSISVNVNGTLQEVESQISGGILSGLLDFQNETLGKSLNELGRVAIAIADQMNDQHRLGIDLSGQIGGLIFADVNDADAASNRFLTSANNALPNDRVGNVTILDSSEMTADNYVLDFTGPGNNNYQIRRESDDSIVVQGVLPNGVPASIEFEGISVNLESGTFQIGDEFLIRPTRLAGSEIDREITRGDELALASPVRTGSNIGNVGTAQIDEGTILDLYEQYPNDTTLLSTFATSGQLSPPVIIKFTSETTYDILDNSDPANPVSLVPPIEDQVYIPGINNPIFPDDPGLTIIETTGANIGQVVAGTTNGYGSENLTFTFTDPDTGAVTVRPTVTLPANASARDIVNVLNQQDGVEATARTTMFLSNFVDDGAGAPLEIDINGETLVISSPDLVDADTVAREINANANLGLQNIRAYSDGTQVRIESYIGVDLTATVNGSAGDSIDVTDSSSNTLTVTGPGNSATIGGSVDVQMADGLQMNSDNAGGVFAAFPVAQSAFMGYQVNIDGIPGEDDYFTVDFNTDSVSDNRNGINLIDLQRAKTVATDGKGLTFDEAYAGLASEIGADTQSLSINKDAAESVMKLSVSLRESISGVNLDEEAANLIKYELQYNASAQVIQVAQDIFDALLATFR